The Elusimicrobiota bacterium genomic interval TTCAACCCTGCTTTCGGCAAAAGCTTTTTTGCTTTTATCTATGCAGGCGGCGATTGTTTCTTCTTCGTTTAAACACGGTAAAACAACCGAAATTTCTATTGACATTTCAAAACCTCAACTTAATTATTGTCCAGACGCCTCTTACGGCATCCTTCCAGCCGATTTTCTTTCCTTGTGCCAAAGTCCGCGGAGCGTAACTAATAGGTTCTTCAACAACCTTGAAATTCATCTTTTTCAGTTTTATGCTTATTTCCGCTTCCATCTCATAACGGAAACTTACAATTTTAAGTTTGCTAAAAACATCCTTCTTTATCAATTTATAGCAGGTGTAAGTATCCGTATAATGAGTCCCATGCAGTAAATTTGTAAGAAACGTAAGAAATTTGTTTCCAAGCAGGAACCTTTTATAGATATTCGGATTGGCCTTCAAAAATCTCGAGCCGAAAACAGCGTCAATACTGTTGTCTTTGAACTTGTCAAATAATTTGGGAATTTCGTTGCAGTCATACTCAAGGTCTGCGTCCTGTATGCAGATTACGTCTCCGGACGAATTTTTTAAGCCTGTCTGGATGGCTCCGCCCTTGCCGAGGTTTTTT includes:
- a CDS encoding glycosyltransferase family 2 protein translates to MKLSIIVPVYNEKDTIEEILKKLDKLPIDKEILVVDDGSNDGSRQLISNLKSQISNIKIIFHEKNLGKGGAIQTGLKNSSGDVICIQDADLEYDCNEIPKLFDKFKDNSIDAVFGSRFLKANPNIYKRFLLGNKFLTFLTNLLHGTHYTDTYTCYKLIKKDVFSKLKIVSFRYEMEAEISIKLKKMNFKVVEEPISYAPRTLAQGKKIGWKDAVRGVWTIIKLRF